A window of the Lactobacillus amylovorus DSM 20531 genome harbors these coding sequences:
- a CDS encoding site-specific integrase produces the protein MNFPYEKEFRTYCKQKKKLADSTISLADKSVTTFWNYYAANVDSDANVNDVRAGDIRNFLASLETKLHFKSNTVNKYLSHIKMYFVFLSEYDYIITYPLLSLRGNKFDRKQKYIINWMPYLPDLIKIKDIHPETVRMMAAIAAGFKPKEIVVLKTNDLLKHVDNDEVKQYIKDHTDYSKSADPYIFARKNGEPYASDFNINQRIAPDRQIIGMQLTTHKLRMSFVYSILSDHQLSDNQILKTLRITLKSLTYYRKNMTLYVETEDFKLD, from the coding sequence ATGAATTTTCCTTATGAAAAAGAATTCCGCACGTATTGTAAGCAAAAGAAAAAACTAGCCGATTCAACCATTTCTCTAGCAGATAAATCCGTTACGACTTTTTGGAATTACTATGCGGCTAACGTTGATTCAGATGCAAATGTCAACGATGTTAGAGCTGGTGACATCCGCAATTTTTTGGCTTCTCTTGAAACTAAACTGCATTTCAAAAGCAACACAGTTAACAAATACCTGAGTCACATTAAGATGTACTTTGTTTTCTTAAGTGAATACGACTATATCATCACCTATCCGCTCTTAAGTCTGCGTGGCAATAAATTTGATCGCAAGCAAAAATATATTATCAATTGGATGCCCTATTTGCCTGATTTAATCAAAATTAAGGATATTCATCCCGAAACCGTAAGAATGATGGCGGCCATTGCGGCTGGATTCAAACCAAAAGAAATCGTTGTTTTAAAAACCAATGATTTGCTTAAGCACGTAGATAATGATGAAGTTAAGCAATATATCAAAGATCATACTGATTATTCCAAAAGTGCTGATCCTTATATTTTTGCTCGTAAAAATGGTGAGCCCTACGCCTCAGACTTCAATATCAATCAGAGAATTGCACCTGACAGACAAATAATTGGGATGCAGCTAACAACGCATAAATTGCGTATGAGCTTCGTTTATTCGATTCTTTCTGATCACCAGCTGTCTGATAACCAGATATTGAAGACTTTACGCATCACCCTTAAATCACTTACCTATTATCGTAAGAATATGACTCTTTATGTTGAAACCGAAGATTTTAAATTAGACTAA
- a CDS encoding fluoride efflux transporter FluC — MSTKISNYISVAFFAFFGGVARASLNAGFSFYGTFWGNIIGCFLLAFFTYFFMEFKTMYQWLTVGLGTGFVGAFTTFSTFNLDILKNIQANLPGTALIYFLASIVFGFFFAYLGMGVGKAVGQLLRRED, encoded by the coding sequence TTGTCTACGAAAATTAGTAACTATATTAGTGTGGCATTTTTCGCTTTCTTTGGCGGAGTGGCACGTGCAAGTTTAAATGCTGGTTTTAGCTTTTATGGTACTTTCTGGGGAAATATTATTGGCTGCTTTTTATTAGCATTTTTCACGTATTTCTTTATGGAATTTAAAACAATGTACCAATGGTTGACGGTTGGATTAGGTACCGGCTTTGTTGGAGCCTTTACGACTTTTTCAACTTTTAATTTGGATATCTTGAAAAATATTCAGGCTAATTTGCCTGGTACGGCATTAATTTACTTTTTGGCATCGATCGTCTTTGGCTTTTTTTTCGCTTATTTAGGCATGGGCGTTGGTAAAGCTGTAGGTCAGTTATTGAGAAGGGAAGATTAA
- the crcB gene encoding fluoride efflux transporter CrcB, giving the protein MNLLLAGIGASIGAMIRYAITNYGKKHWEWIGKKFTNLPIPTLFINLTGAFILGFVFGIKANVFIYAVVGTGVLGGYTTFSTMNTELVELYRSKNYRGLVFYALASYIGGVVLVFLGYYLGHIFA; this is encoded by the coding sequence TTGAATTTATTATTAGCTGGTATTGGAGCATCAATTGGTGCCATGATTCGGTATGCAATCACTAATTATGGTAAAAAGCACTGGGAATGGATCGGCAAAAAGTTTACTAATTTGCCTATCCCAACTTTGTTTATTAATTTAACAGGTGCCTTTATTTTAGGTTTTGTATTTGGCATTAAAGCAAATGTCTTTATTTATGCTGTTGTAGGGACTGGTGTTTTAGGAGGTTACACTACTTTTTCAACCATGAATACGGAATTAGTTGAATTATATAGAAGCAAAAATTATCGTGGACTAGTTTTCTACGCACTAGCATCATACATAGGCGGTGTAGTTCTAGTATTTCTAGGATATTACTTGGGTCATATTTTTGCATAG
- the pepV gene encoding dipeptidase PepV has protein sequence MDLDYKKLAQAKKDDILRDLDELIAIDSSEDLNNTSKEYPVGPGPVKAMKKFLSFAERDGFHIKNVDNYAGRVDYGEGDKRLGIIGHMDVVPAGDGWVTDPFKMIIKDDKIIGRGSADDKGPALAAYYGMLLLKEAGFEPKKKIDFIVGTNEETNWVGIDYYLKHEPTPDQVFSPDAEYPIINGEQGIYTLVLNFKDDQEKSAVILKSFKAGIAENVTPQKAYATIQADDLDEIKAKFEQFLTDNKLEGQFDINDNIAKIELTGQGAHASAPQVGRNAATFLGLFLDQFDFAGRDKNYLHFLADVEHEDFQGKKLGVFHHDDLMGDLSSAPSIFEYTEDGAAILKDNIRYPQGTDPDKMVKQVSEKFGDILTPSFASFEEPHYVPGDDPLVKTLLAVYERQTGKKGHEVVIGGGTYGRLFKHGVAYGAQPEDAPMVMHQANEYMKVDDLINSIAIYAEAIYELTKD, from the coding sequence ATGGACTTAGATTACAAGAAACTAGCTCAAGCAAAAAAGGATGATATTTTACGTGACTTGGATGAATTAATCGCAATTGATTCTTCCGAAGACTTAAACAACACTTCTAAAGAATATCCTGTTGGCCCAGGTCCCGTTAAGGCAATGAAGAAGTTCTTGTCTTTTGCTGAACGCGACGGCTTCCACATTAAGAACGTTGACAACTATGCTGGCCGTGTTGATTACGGTGAAGGTGACAAGCGTCTTGGCATTATCGGTCACATGGACGTTGTTCCCGCCGGTGATGGCTGGGTAACCGATCCTTTCAAAATGATCATCAAGGACGATAAAATTATCGGTCGTGGTTCTGCCGATGACAAAGGCCCAGCATTAGCTGCTTACTACGGTATGCTTTTACTTAAAGAAGCTGGTTTTGAACCTAAGAAGAAAATCGACTTTATTGTCGGTACCAATGAAGAAACCAACTGGGTAGGTATTGATTACTACTTAAAGCATGAACCTACTCCAGACCAAGTTTTCTCTCCTGATGCCGAATACCCAATCATCAATGGTGAACAAGGGATCTACACTTTAGTACTTAACTTTAAGGATGATCAAGAAAAAAGCGCTGTCATTCTTAAATCCTTCAAGGCAGGTATCGCAGAAAACGTTACCCCACAAAAGGCTTATGCTACTATTCAAGCAGATGACCTTGATGAAATTAAAGCCAAATTCGAGCAATTCTTGACTGACAACAAGCTTGAAGGTCAATTCGATATCAACGATAACATTGCTAAGATTGAACTCACTGGTCAAGGTGCGCACGCTTCAGCTCCTCAAGTTGGCCGCAATGCTGCAACTTTCTTAGGTCTCTTCTTAGATCAATTCGACTTTGCTGGTCGTGATAAAAACTACCTTCACTTCTTAGCCGACGTTGAACACGAAGACTTCCAAGGTAAAAAGCTTGGCGTCTTCCATCATGATGATCTAATGGGCGATTTATCCTCCGCTCCTTCAATTTTTGAATACACTGAAGATGGCGCGGCTATTCTTAAAGACAACATTCGTTACCCACAAGGCACCGATCCAGACAAGATGGTTAAGCAAGTTAGCGAAAAATTTGGCGACATTTTAACTCCAAGCTTTGCTTCATTTGAAGAACCTCACTACGTACCTGGTGATGATCCATTAGTTAAAACCTTGCTTGCAGTTTATGAACGTCAAACTGGTAAGAAAGGCCATGAAGTTGTCATCGGTGGTGGTACTTACGGACGACTCTTTAAGCATGGTGTCGCATACGGTGCTCAACCTGAAGATGCGCCAATGGTCATGCACCAAGCTAACGAATACATGAAAGTTGACGATTTGATCAACTCAATTGCTATTTATGCAGAAGCAATCTACGAATTAACTAAAGACTAA
- a CDS encoding pyridoxamine 5'-phosphate oxidase family protein yields MRQHVPNLDTNLTNNDFLDLIVSCFHSAIFGTVDQNGEPHTNIVDIDFNEDGRLIFATTNQKNFYHNIKGNNRVCLTALRGREKLSSVGFTLKGYVDEISPSYIDKILEIKPEMHRIYANKTKDINTLRPFALTPVLGSVYDLREGRAFQKQFDFMNEKEPV; encoded by the coding sequence ATGAGACAACATGTTCCCAATTTAGACACCAATTTAACTAATAATGACTTTTTAGATTTAATCGTTTCTTGTTTTCACTCTGCAATTTTTGGTACGGTTGACCAAAATGGTGAACCTCACACCAATATTGTTGACATTGACTTTAATGAAGATGGACGGTTAATCTTCGCAACTACTAACCAAAAGAACTTTTACCATAACATTAAAGGCAATAACCGCGTTTGTTTAACTGCTTTGCGCGGCAGAGAGAAGCTAAGCAGCGTAGGTTTTACGCTTAAAGGCTATGTCGATGAGATTAGTCCATCATACATAGATAAGATTCTTGAGATTAAACCAGAAATGCACCGTATTTATGCAAATAAAACCAAAGATATTAATACTTTGCGTCCATTTGCACTTACGCCTGTTTTAGGCTCTGTTTATGACTTGAGAGAGGGTCGTGCATTTCAAAAGCAATTTGATTTTATGAATGAAAAAGAACCAGTTTAA
- a CDS encoding YSIRK-type signal peptide-containing protein encodes MKNRYSLRKLSVGLCSVVLGCMLLQNATTQEVKADAGTTGTTQAQSAGSTSDGTATGKSGSNPGGDETRTANEGQQVQGLKASDYQEETVTSKDLKDKFNFHKYDNGTKIDLSLKQNEKEIQNYDGSITLTYVNKGPVMKKDGRVAPFGLIDIKLVRSI; translated from the coding sequence ATGAAGAATAGGTATAGTTTACGAAAATTATCAGTAGGTTTGTGTTCTGTAGTATTGGGTTGTATGTTGTTGCAAAATGCGACTACCCAAGAAGTAAAAGCAGATGCTGGGACTACTGGAACTACACAAGCTCAATCAGCAGGTTCTACTTCTGATGGTACTGCTACTGGCAAATCAGGTTCAAACCCTGGTGGTGATGAAACACGCACTGCTAATGAAGGTCAACAAGTTCAAGGACTGAAAGCTTCTGATTATCAAGAAGAAACTGTAACTTCTAAGGATTTGAAAGACAAGTTTAATTTTCATAAATATGATAATGGAACAAAAATAGACCTATCTCTTAAGCAAAATGAAAAAGAAATACAAAATTATGATGGTTCGATTACACTAACGTATGTAAACAAGGGACCGGTGATGAAGAAGGATGGCAGGGTAGCGCCGTTTGGGCTGATCGATATCAAATTGGTCAGATCAATCTAA
- a CDS encoding mucin-binding protein, translated as MCITGSTGWSSNTQKIKIDQFTYRSRPDGKITYIDDDKNGETLNNLFVHNGEKIDENNTSISNGINYWTNQNYELIDSNWLVNKGNGHYEIHLKHKVNTVSELKTFEEVINYVDQNGNELAPSTAQKITVSRKLKHDLVTDKYTEVSHNGTTTFDEVPVNAVITKNGVDYRLDYVDPGYAAGNKSVKAISPNLDGTTLISITVHYTSETPDSRSDVTNDSGAKENTT; from the coding sequence TTGTGTATTACTGGATCAACTGGTTGGTCCAGTAATACACAAAAGATAAAAATCGACCAATTCACCTATAGATCTAGACCAGATGGTAAAATAACCTACATCGATGATGATAAAAATGGCGAAACTTTAAATAATTTATTCGTTCATAATGGAGAGAAAATTGATGAAAACAACACTTCCATTTCAAATGGTATTAATTACTGGACAAACCAAAATTATGAATTGATTGATTCAAATTGGCTTGTAAACAAAGGCAATGGCCACTATGAAATCCACTTAAAGCATAAAGTCAATACAGTTTCTGAATTGAAGACCTTTGAAGAAGTAATCAATTATGTTGACCAAAATGGCAATGAATTGGCTCCATCTACAGCGCAAAAGATTACTGTTTCTAGAAAATTGAAACATGATTTAGTTACTGATAAATATACTGAAGTAAGTCATAATGGTACAACTACATTTGATGAAGTTCCCGTAAATGCAGTTATCACTAAGAATGGAGTTGACTACAGACTTGATTATGTTGATCCAGGTTATGCTGCTGGCAATAAGAGTGTCAAGGCTATTAGTCCAAATCTTGACGGAACTACACTAATAAGTATTACGGTTCATTACACAAGCGAAACACCAGACTCACGTTCCGATGTAACTAATGATTCAGGTGCCAAAGAAAATACTACTTAA
- a CDS encoding LPXTG cell wall anchor domain-containing protein, whose translation MNLQKHGKNTPKARQDALVLKKNETGKPSPDLKFTNANENNNSEAVVKANEKSQKARLPQTGDKKATGLTVFGMLVSLWGMAGLSVSDRFKKLSKAKKSK comes from the coding sequence GTGAACTTGCAAAAGCATGGCAAAAACACTCCTAAGGCTAGACAAGATGCCCTTGTTCTTAAAAAGAACGAAACAGGAAAGCCTAGTCCAGATTTGAAGTTCACAAATGCTAATGAAAATAACAATTCAGAAGCAGTTGTCAAGGCTAACGAAAAAAGCCAAAAGGCACGATTACCACAAACTGGTGATAAGAAAGCAACTGGCTTAACTGTTTTCGGTATGCTTGTTAGTCTCTGGGGTATGGCTGGCTTGTCTGTTTCAGATAGATTTAAAAAGTTGTCTAAAGCTAAGAAATCAAAATAA
- a CDS encoding APC family permease, which produces MSEEIETINFEPGKKHYMKWPVIALIDFVTIISFENIFYPFQNQGLSVVVSWIFLLFAYVIPYALMCSQMGLTFKDQAGGLASWVRHSSNDTLGYWTSWMYWVQTVPYLVDVSNSVIVSFSWIILGNNTLDKHMSTFWFGILTFVIILAFILIENTIKNSLELLSLIGGGAMFIMSMLFVLLAAWSVMHGHHIATQPFNWDSFKPSFSLRYFSTTGLLIFAMSGAELAAPYIVQMRDPKHEFPKAMWMLAIMTGFLTIFGTLALAVFFNSHHIPHDFKMNGPYYAFQLLGESLGWGKGLMYIFAVVQAIFMMAQLAVLLDASSRVFAGDVADRYMPKWLTGKKDKTGRPVHSYTLTCGLALFLLLLTGTLPNINSIYNWLLNINGIISPYKTCWVFFALVMLRMHEKNYHSDYVFIKNRTGALIMGWWCLIFTFICATLGFIPQEAEATFGSVAFNHQLMMNIITVIVLFGLGFLLPWLRKREEKRENEM; this is translated from the coding sequence ATGTCAGAAGAAATCGAAACCATTAATTTCGAGCCGGGCAAAAAACATTACATGAAGTGGCCGGTTATTGCCTTAATCGACTTCGTAACTATTATCAGTTTTGAAAACATCTTTTACCCATTTCAAAACCAAGGTTTATCTGTAGTTGTTTCATGGATATTCCTGTTATTCGCTTATGTTATCCCTTACGCATTAATGTGTAGTCAAATGGGATTGACTTTCAAAGACCAAGCCGGTGGTCTTGCTTCATGGGTTCGTCACTCATCTAACGATACTTTGGGTTACTGGACCTCATGGATGTACTGGGTACAAACCGTTCCTTACCTAGTAGACGTTTCCAACTCAGTTATTGTTTCATTCTCATGGATTATTTTGGGCAATAACACCTTGGACAAGCACATGTCCACTTTCTGGTTCGGGATCTTGACTTTTGTAATTATCTTGGCATTTATCCTAATTGAAAATACGATTAAGAACTCACTTGAGCTTCTTTCCTTAATCGGTGGTGGTGCCATGTTCATCATGTCCATGCTCTTTGTTTTACTTGCAGCTTGGTCAGTGATGCACGGTCACCACATTGCCACCCAACCATTCAACTGGGATTCATTTAAGCCATCATTTAGTTTGAGATACTTCTCAACTACTGGTTTGTTGATCTTCGCTATGTCTGGTGCCGAACTTGCTGCACCTTACATTGTCCAAATGCGTGATCCCAAGCACGAATTTCCTAAGGCTATGTGGATGTTAGCTATCATGACTGGTTTCTTAACCATCTTTGGTACTTTGGCATTGGCAGTCTTCTTCAATTCCCACCACATTCCACATGACTTTAAGATGAACGGTCCTTACTACGCTTTCCAACTTTTAGGTGAAAGTTTAGGCTGGGGCAAAGGCTTGATGTACATCTTCGCAGTTGTACAAGCTATCTTTATGATGGCTCAATTAGCTGTTTTACTTGATGCTTCAAGTCGTGTATTTGCTGGTGACGTTGCCGACAGATACATGCCTAAGTGGCTTACTGGTAAGAAGGACAAGACTGGTCGTCCAGTTCACTCTTACACTTTGACTTGTGGTTTGGCATTATTCCTTCTTTTACTTACTGGTACTTTGCCAAACATTAACTCAATCTATAACTGGTTGTTAAACATCAACGGTATTATTTCACCATACAAGACTTGCTGGGTATTCTTCGCCCTCGTAATGCTTCGCATGCATGAAAAGAACTACCATTCAGATTATGTCTTCATTAAAAACAGAACCGGTGCCTTAATCATGGGTTGGTGGTGCTTAATCTTCACCTTTATCTGTGCAACTTTAGGTTTCATCCCTCAAGAAGCAGAAGCAACATTTGGTAGTGTCGCATTTAACCACCAATTAATGATGAACATCATCACTGTTATCGTACTCTTTGGTTTAGGTTTCTTATTACCATGGTTACGTAAACGTGAAGAAAAACGTGAAAATGAGATGTAA
- a CDS encoding aminotransferase class I/II-fold pyridoxal phosphate-dependent enzyme produces the protein MSFSWKENLPEELKEKVTKVEKMIQPRIEEIDEQVLYNQQRVLDLFRKHHVGEEDLVPSTGYGYDDIGRDKIEDIYADYFKVDDALVRPQFGSGTHAITVGLFSMLRPGDTLYYLTGTPYDTIQEVIGLAGNKPGNMKEWGINFKTTELTDDGQVDYEKAREDLQDKSIKVVAIQRSLGYATRKTFTMDKIKKMLKFVKEVRPDVNIFIDNCYGEFSECEEPTFYGADMMAGSLYKNAGAGLVKGGAFLVGRQDLIDGAGSRLTVPGAGKGEGATWGYLRDIYQGFFMAPHTTGEAQKGMVFTAALLEEMGLEVSPKWSDPRSDIVQTVTFGKPDPMVKFCAAIQHYSPMNSFVDPIPYHQDGYEDEVVMASGSFVEGSTIELSSDGPLRDPYMLYIQGGLSYAHDKIAITHAVEETFYK, from the coding sequence ATGAGTTTTTCTTGGAAAGAAAATTTACCAGAAGAATTAAAAGAAAAGGTAACTAAGGTTGAAAAGATGATTCAGCCTCGAATCGAAGAAATCGATGAACAAGTTTTATACAACCAACAAAGAGTGCTTGATTTGTTTAGAAAGCACCATGTTGGTGAAGAAGACTTAGTTCCATCAACTGGTTACGGCTACGATGATATTGGTCGTGACAAGATTGAGGATATTTATGCCGACTACTTCAAGGTAGATGACGCTTTAGTAAGACCACAATTTGGTTCAGGTACTCATGCTATTACCGTTGGTCTTTTCAGCATGCTTCGTCCAGGCGACACCCTTTACTACTTGACTGGGACTCCATATGACACCATTCAAGAAGTTATCGGTTTAGCAGGTAACAAGCCAGGCAACATGAAGGAATGGGGCATCAACTTCAAGACCACTGAATTAACTGATGATGGTCAAGTTGATTACGAAAAGGCTAGAGAAGATCTTCAAGATAAGTCAATCAAGGTTGTAGCTATTCAAAGATCTCTTGGCTATGCAACGCGCAAGACTTTTACCATGGACAAGATCAAGAAGATGCTTAAATTTGTTAAGGAAGTTCGTCCTGACGTTAACATCTTTATTGATAACTGTTACGGTGAATTCTCAGAATGTGAAGAACCAACATTTTATGGTGCTGATATGATGGCCGGTTCACTTTATAAGAACGCAGGTGCCGGTTTGGTTAAAGGCGGTGCTTTCTTGGTAGGTCGTCAAGACTTGATCGATGGTGCCGGTTCACGTTTGACTGTACCAGGTGCTGGTAAAGGTGAAGGCGCAACTTGGGGCTACTTACGTGATATTTACCAAGGCTTCTTCATGGCACCTCATACAACTGGTGAAGCGCAAAAGGGTATGGTCTTTACAGCTGCACTTTTGGAAGAAATGGGCCTGGAAGTATCACCTAAATGGAGCGATCCTCGTAGTGACATTGTGCAAACTGTTACCTTTGGTAAACCAGATCCAATGGTTAAGTTCTGTGCCGCAATTCAACACTACTCACCAATGAACTCATTCGTTGATCCAATTCCTTACCACCAAGATGGTTATGAAGATGAAGTTGTCATGGCTTCAGGTTCATTTGTTGAAGGCTCAACTATTGAATTATCATCTGATGGTCCGCTTCGTGATCCATACATGTTGTACATTCAAGGCGGTTTGTCTTATGCTCATGATAAGATTGCCATCACGCATGCGGTTGAAGAAACATTTTACAAGTAA
- a CDS encoding potassium channel family protein, whose product MADQSFAVLGLGKFGMALTVALLKAEQDVLVIDSNEEVINDVAHLVTHAVIADATDEDELRDLDIGSFDHVFVTMGENVEGSIIATMLAKKLGAPDVTTRANNHNHRLVLEKIGADHVIEPGQDMARQLIFRQLHPNVVNFFHLSKNVSLIEVSVENPRFFNKSLGELDFRKNYDVNVIGIVHDGHLNEVPLATDVINPHDQITLIGSNEAVQKIDDILQEDK is encoded by the coding sequence TTGGCTGATCAAAGTTTTGCTGTTTTAGGACTAGGAAAATTCGGCATGGCACTTACTGTTGCCCTTTTAAAAGCCGAACAAGATGTTTTAGTAATTGATTCAAACGAAGAAGTAATTAACGATGTAGCCCACCTGGTTACCCACGCAGTTATTGCGGATGCCACCGATGAAGATGAACTGCGTGATTTGGATATTGGTTCTTTCGATCATGTTTTTGTCACCATGGGTGAAAACGTCGAAGGTAGCATTATCGCAACTATGCTAGCTAAGAAACTTGGCGCACCTGACGTTACAACGCGGGCCAATAACCACAATCACCGCTTGGTTCTTGAAAAAATTGGAGCTGATCATGTGATTGAACCTGGACAAGATATGGCCCGTCAATTGATTTTCCGTCAACTTCACCCTAACGTGGTTAATTTCTTTCACCTTTCTAAAAATGTTTCTTTGATTGAAGTTAGCGTTGAAAATCCACGTTTCTTTAATAAGTCACTCGGCGAATTAGATTTTCGTAAGAACTACGACGTTAACGTAATTGGCATTGTTCATGATGGACACTTGAATGAGGTGCCTCTTGCCACAGATGTCATTAATCCACATGATCAAATTACTTTGATTGGCTCTAATGAAGCTGTTCAAAAAATTGACGATATCTTACAAGAAGATAAGTAA
- a CDS encoding TrkH family potassium uptake protein, with the protein MIHLFHRRITFSLALTIGFLIMILIGSILLSLPFADKAGQATAYSDALFTATSAVCVTGLSTVTTATHWSFFGQLVIMILVEVGGLGFMTFAVMLSNFAHQRMSLGARMLTGEALNLNHLSQFRVVRLIIRLSLVIQLIGAGLLFIALEPQLGLGKGIWYSLFHSVAAYCNAGFDLFGPSLEQLNNNPYVLTVIMLLIGAGSFGFLVWRDLLTYHIRHKITLHTRFALTVGLIILVLSIIGFLFSEQNLKQFSGSLNGVDRFFNTLFLAVTPRTAGFFSVPYSKLSTAGIAITIILMFIGGTPGSTAGGVKTSTIGILFLQSIGTFTGKEPAFSHRRFTRDNINRALTLFFSAILLIILATLLLTMTQPSLGHNGVTKAVFEAVSAFGTVGLTLGLTPHLNLFGKIIIMALMFIGRVGIYTFMYSIFKSHPTKQSYRYPEEEIIIG; encoded by the coding sequence TTGATACATCTTTTTCATCGACGTATCACATTTTCACTTGCTTTAACCATTGGTTTCTTAATCATGATCCTTATCGGCAGCATTCTTTTATCGCTGCCGTTTGCGGATAAAGCAGGCCAAGCCACTGCTTATTCTGACGCGCTCTTTACTGCAACTTCGGCAGTCTGCGTTACCGGATTAAGTACAGTTACCACGGCTACGCACTGGTCATTTTTTGGTCAGCTTGTGATCATGATCTTAGTTGAAGTTGGCGGTTTGGGCTTTATGACTTTTGCCGTCATGCTCAGCAACTTTGCTCACCAGCGCATGAGTTTAGGTGCAAGAATGTTAACGGGGGAGGCCCTTAATCTGAACCACCTTTCTCAATTTCGGGTTGTTCGTTTAATTATTCGCCTTTCATTGGTGATTCAGTTAATCGGAGCAGGGTTGCTTTTCATTGCTCTAGAACCCCAACTTGGCCTTGGCAAAGGTATCTGGTACAGTCTTTTCCATTCGGTAGCTGCTTATTGTAATGCCGGTTTTGACTTGTTTGGTCCGTCGCTTGAGCAATTGAATAATAATCCTTATGTTTTAACTGTGATTATGCTCTTAATTGGGGCTGGTTCATTTGGCTTCTTAGTTTGGCGCGATTTATTAACTTACCATATTCGCCACAAGATCACCCTGCATACCCGTTTTGCTTTAACGGTTGGTTTGATTATCTTAGTTTTATCAATCATCGGTTTCTTGTTCAGTGAGCAAAACCTTAAGCAATTCAGTGGTAGTCTTAATGGCGTAGATCGTTTCTTTAACACCCTATTTTTGGCAGTAACACCAAGAACGGCCGGATTTTTCTCGGTTCCTTATTCTAAACTAAGTACGGCCGGGATTGCCATTACCATTATCTTGATGTTCATCGGTGGTACCCCTGGCTCCACCGCTGGTGGTGTTAAAACCTCAACTATCGGAATTCTCTTTTTGCAAAGTATCGGTACGTTTACTGGAAAAGAACCTGCCTTTTCGCACCGCCGCTTCACTCGTGATAACATCAATCGCGCCTTAACCCTATTCTTTTCTGCGATTTTATTAATCATTTTAGCGACTCTATTATTAACTATGACCCAACCAAGTTTAGGTCATAATGGTGTTACCAAGGCTGTTTTTGAAGCAGTCTCCGCATTCGGTACCGTAGGTCTAACATTAGGACTTACACCTCACCTTAATTTATTTGGCAAAATCATTATTATGGCTTTGATGTTTATTGGACGTGTTGGAATTTACACTTTCATGTATTCTATCTTCAAGTCACATCCTACAAAACAAAGTTATCGTTATCCAGAGGAGGAAATTATCATTGGCTGA